GCTTCTACTAGCATATTAAAGATAAGTGATTGGCTGCGGGAATCCTCATTGACAAGTGTGAACATATTCTAAATATGTTGGGGAAGTGCTTTAAATCGAACAAATCCTTTGGCACAAACTGGAGATTTCAATTGTTGAACTTAATAATGATATTACAAAACATTTACAAGCGTTGTGCTAAGGGATTTGTGCTCAATATCAGTTTGGGCAAAATGATATTGACCCTTTTGCATAAACTTGAATCTTCAAAGCTTTTGATTAACCATTAACTAGTTAATGATATCTCACTTCACTCCAATTGAAATTGGATAAAAAAAAGATGACTTTTGCTATTGTTAACAATAATGAAGAAACCCTCTTACTATGAACATGAATTACctaaacatgaaaaaaatattatagtttttataGAAAGGATTACCACCTTTGACCCTTTGTTCATATGTAGCATGATCTCGGATCATCAAGGCAGCAGCATCACTATTCAATGGATCTGATGCATTGGGATACAGAAGAAGTTGAGGAAGAAACACCTCAAACACATTAACAAGGTCTGAAAGGAAATAAGAAAAATCACCAAATTTTAAGTAGTGGCAGTAACAAAGCAAGGCGGAAGTATGCATATAATCAAATTCTTTAAACATTACTTACCAAACATGGGACTCCAAGTCTGGTTAATAACATCTAAGCATACAGCACCAGACCTAAGCATTAGAGGAAACTGTATAAATGAATTACTGAGTTTTGCAATGTGTTTGTGTAACAACAAATAGACTTCCCATTGAGTGTAGTGACCCTGCTTAAATAAGATATAAACTATGATTCAATGAAGTTATGGCTGCAGTAGAACAACTTACAGTTCATCAACATTAGGATGGAAAATTTTGTTGACAAAGCCAATAGATGGAGACTTATAGGGATAAGCATCAGGTAGCTCCACCTTTATCTTCCACACACCAACCTCATAGGGACCTGCACACGATTCttataaaagtgaaaaaaaaagagagaaaaagaaaacaaccaTCCATTTCCATCTTTGAAGTTAACTAGACATAGATCCTAATGCAATTCATCCTCATTGAAGAAAATAGCCaaacattagaaaaaaaaacagccGAGTTCAATTCAGGGTTAGTCTCAGCTATTGACTACTGATCTAAACACTTCACATTGAATAACTTCAATTTCAATGGAGACAAAGTTGGACAAAGAGAAAAATATCATCTCAATtctgaaaaacaaaataaaaaaaagtaaaataatggCACAAAGGGATGCAAAAATTTACTATCTTTAGGTCCCCGGAATTCCACAAAGAACTCTTGCATGCCATCGTTGATCATCTCCACCTTGTAATCACTCATCATCCTGATGACCACCTGATCCATGTCAATCCAACACACCccaaatggaaaaaaaaaaaagacaacaaatttatgcaaaaaaaaacagcttctgaaatttaaaaaataaaaaataaaaaatttcaaaaagacAACACACAGTTTCATCAGGTCCATGTCTCGGCGTTTGCTAGGGGAAGACATTGTTTCTCTCTTTGCTTGTCTCTTGTTATTTGTGCGAGTGTGCTGCTGCGCAGCTCTGTGGAATCAAATGCAAGAAGGAAGAGTGAAACTGTTTACTTAATGttccacatatatatataaaaaaaaactccgacccaaacacaaaaaaaaaataatattgtaattttatattcaaaattaatgtgaaaaaaataaatcttcattcattttatattttttgataaataattGGTTTGACCGATATAatgcaattaattttatttttcaaatctatattttttttataaatttttatacatgttattcttaatttttatagagataaaacaaatttaaaataatatgtttaaAAAACAAGGATTAACATGGTATGTTAATGACCTGAATGTAGCATTTTAAAGTACAAAGATCAAAATATAAAACTTGTACAACTATAAAAATGAATAGTTAaacttcattaaaaaaattataagtcaATGACAACACTATAGATATATCCTTTCAGtgtgcttatgagttagatgcCTCTTAATTTGACCATTCTAATAACATGCACTTTATTATGTTCATGAATGACAACATTCATGAAgctttttaactttattttaattttctttgaaaatttgttgaccatataatcattttaataaaaattaaaaccaaTAAAAATTATCCTTGTTTTAAGGAGAAAGGAAATTACTTACATTAATACATGTGGAAGTTAGAATGGATTATTATTAGTTAGTTGTTATGGTTATAATTAATTCTATTCATGTCACTTTTTCTTTATAAACTAGcataataaatatacatatgCTCGTGGATGCATTTTATtgaacaatttttaaatatatatacataattaaataaatatagtttttttatcataactttttacttttatattttgttattgttgTGTTTCCTTAACATTTAATTTCTTTCATTAAATAACTAAGCTAATTTACTATGAATGTTATCTTTcatcaataataaattataatatcattttACATTAATAAACTGAGACCATTTTAACAAGATTCTTTCTTATAATATTTGGatatttttaatgataatttaatgaagtttaagaaaaaaaaaactctcttGTTCTCTTAAACtacacaaatatatatttatttttaatataaaggtCGATTTACCTATTGATAATATTGTCTAAGCAAGTATAATTCAACTATTGCAAGTGATTTACCATGGAATTTATTAGTAGTTATGGCATATATAACAtctataaaaaattgtattcaaattattcatatttttggcATGATTGTTGACTACTAACtctaaaaaaaatgtgtttacaATATAGTAAGGACAATATAAAATTTAGCATGATTGTTGCCTCCTAAAATTAGTGAGCTTTTTTACTAAATATTGGATAATGGAAAATGAGAAAATTTTTGTATCTAATGATGGTTATACTttaataaatattcaaaataagttTCTAATTACATAGTTTAATGACGTCATAAATGTTAAAGTGAATAAATAGTATATGTTTTAAACTGACTCCttatattaatgataaaaagttTTTGTCTTTTTAAACCATTTTGTCATCAATAATTGAAATTCTGGATCTGATTTATGAATATATCTTTAATTAGTTCTAggtatattttaaaatcttatgatttttttattacatttaatGTCATacataactaaaaataatagtattaaaacTTTTTCACAATATAGAAGATACTATTTAAGTTCTAATTCAATTTATATGTCAAAAACTTAAAATAGTTGGTCATTTGAAGAAATAATCCTCATCTTAGAACATATGATCTTtctaattataaaatcaaactAATGTTGGAACTACAATCATGCTTTTGCAGAACCTAGACTAGTCACAAGATTATATAATGGAGCTAGATAGATTGTCACAAGACTGACAAATCATGTAATTAAAGCAAAAATTATACCTAAGAGCAATAATAGATTGATCTACAtttttcaaatgtcttagtatTTATTTCAATTAGGTCCAATTATTTAGTAAGAAtccttaaaataattatttattatcacaACTTCAATCATAAATAAAACAAGTTAGAAGTTGAAATTTTTGCATTCATCTTTTGTgctattgaatttttttaactcTCGGAAAACATAATTAACATGGAATATTTGATATAGTTGTTTAAAAAGGATTTACTTTCCAATAATCCAGATTAGTTTTTTCCTTTTATCCCCTCCATACTTTACaatatctaaattaaaaaaaaaacaatatctCACATATAAGAGTTTCTAACATATTTAAAGATTTAATACTcacattttatcattttatcttAGGCAATGCatatttcaaaagtaaaaataaattttacaatttgatCAACTTATTTGGACAACTTCATTGTAcagataaaatttatattttactacTCATGTTTAACTTCAGAGTTTTGCctcctgataaaaaaaaagtagattTTTATCATTTGCATGTTACTCCACCAATATATTacattttcaacaattcaaaattttttatttagagaaAAGCTTGATAAGGATCTtttggaaaaaattatttctttaattgtATATGTGTTCTCTTTTTCTCCTTAGTTTATGTTGAGACCTTAAACGATTTGGATAGTCCACATAACATGCATTACATTACATTTGTTGAGACTTTGGATGACTTAAGATCTTATAGACAATCTGTTGAGACACTAGACGATCCATCACCTACTAGTTTCTGATGACTAGAAGATCATATTATGAGTTTAcattttgatgataacaaaaaacaattttaattgtttatttggttataataatattttgtaaagTTGCAGTACTGAtaagcatatatttattcacactcattagccttattcatagattattggactataataaatccattgttttaattaatattcttataattgggtttctttgggccttaactattattattgttaattttgtgtttttagagtaaattatccggaggaaaCATCTACcttttgtgaatgggccaaatatgcaaaagtccaagttgcttattgaaccaaaacagaaaacaaattctgagaagaaagaaaaaataaaatctacaatatctcagaaacagaattggaagcaaatcttctgcaaaatacaagaattctagaaaaatagaaacttggaaacggttaacaaaatataaactacaatattctctcaagatccttggagcagaaaagcctataaaaggacacaagcatcaaggagtaaagggagagcttcatagggttttcttagtttattttcttcttagtaatttttttgttttgcctccgcatggaaggctaaacctttttggttgattcttttgtaattccccattgagttctgaggttttgttcaataaaagtttcgatttttaattctctataacagttgtttttattgtctaatctcctggaaaactagtttttgtgagaggttgtacttgaacgcatgattgagagtcttccttatcttaagcattcccatggagtatacgcatggaacaaagtgggtattgattaaactagtagacgcatgctttactggtgagtttcagttgaatcagatcggcgcatgttcaatctggttagctctgttggaggattgaaaaaagattaatctttagagaacctatgaagaattcaatggggaagaacttgggatcaaccgctttttatttgctattttaattttttttatattttttgcacaactatctcaaaccccctttttatctgtattgttattgctaacttttattgcttgcagatagattttaaaccctgatcaactgattttactattggattcgttgggagacgacttggagacatttgtccacaattatactatcatctctctagtgttagacaagtctacgctagaatcatattaatttgacagcaaaatgACAGCTATCAAGTACATACTAAACTCTTTGAGTGTCTACAATTTTGTTCATACTAAACGTTTTGATGGACATGTAAATCGATTGCACTTACAAACCAAACTTTGGAGAGATCTCGTAATTGTAAATTCTTCATTCAGTGAAGTTAAGACTCTTGAAATAAAGAATGTTCATTTATTATAT
The sequence above is a segment of the Phaseolus vulgaris cultivar G19833 chromosome 2, P. vulgaris v2.0, whole genome shotgun sequence genome. Coding sequences within it:
- the LOC137812654 gene encoding ubiquitin-conjugating enzyme E2-23 kDa-like, coding for MSSPSKRRDMDLMKLMMSDYKVEMINDGMQEFFVEFRGPKDSPYEVGVWKIKVELPDAYPYKSPSIGFVNKIFHPNVDELSGAVCLDVINQTWSPMFDLVNVFEVFLPQLLLYPNASDPLNSDAAALMIRDHATYEQRVKEYCEKYAKPEDIGAVEDPDSSEDELSEEDSYASSDDAIVGQPDP